The DNA sequence GAGTTATTATCATAATAAGAGTGTGTGTAATAAATAGATAAATAGAATGtagtttaaaatttaaaactaatatAGGTGTGTGCACGTTTCATGTAAATATATAACTTACCGATTTGTTATAATCTTCAGATCTCGCTTTTTTACAATTATTTCCAACAATTTCAATGGCGCCAAATCCAGTCAAATATCCCACAACATCTGCATAATTGTTAAAACGAAAAAcaaatcaatatatatatatgaaaagtaggattttaaatatataaatatggATTAGTAAATAAATTTCATAGATACCCGAGAGTATAGTCTTATCATTCAAACGCGTATCAATGATATCAGGTACTACAGACTCGAATCTGTGCAACGATATGTTAacatcttcttcttccaattTTTGGAGGGCAGTATTAGGTAAAAAAAGAGCCTTGAATTCACAGTACACATATTTTATAAGATTTTCCTATAAAATAATGTAATGTAGATTATCATATAAAACTCAAGAATAGGTTTAGTATATAAAAATATATGCAGTAGGTTACCTGTTCATCAATAAGGATCATGTCAATACTAATTAGTTCATCATTTTTTTGAGAATTGGTGGACTCCCACATTCTGCAAATTCGAATCCTAATTCGCCAGTTATCATGAGTTTCAAATCTTTCAAGGTAGAGAACTCCATTGTAATGGTGTAAGTATTGGTAGTGTAAGTATTGTTCAAAGCTTTCAATATAAGTACTGCTAACACAAATTTCATGTTATTGTGCCTCCGTGTGTACATCTTATATAGGAATTTTTAGAATAGGTTGTGGTAGATAATAGATTTCTACATAATATCGGGTTCTACAGACTACAGGCTTTAGGTGTACCAGTTCTACATGCAATATGTGTACTGGACTTAAAATAGAACACGGTTGTGTTGTATAATTAGGATTAAAATTAGAACACTGCTTTGCAAATTgtgtaaattattattaaaaaagaATTCTTCTCCTACTTACCTCTATTTATTGTATGTATTATAAAAtgccaaaattttaaaaaattaggaaaaatagATTAACACTATATTAGAGTGCCACATAACCTCCCGCGTATCCTCctttatatattgatatattaattGATACTTCGTTTGTTCTACTTTATGTGTTTTATTTGACTTTTATTGTCCAATTGACTCAAATTTAACtgtaaattataaattattctttttaaaagttaaaaaatTACATATTAAAGTAGTTTAGATTTACTTTCTAATGAtctaaattaattataaattaattatgtgcGAATCTTAGTAAAAAATAATACTATAAACTAAAAATGTAATGAGATTGTTACTCATATGTaaatgttataatttttttttttttttttgcttttaagagtttgtattttaatattaatatttttaattttatattcaagtattaaaattattataatttttttaattttttaaaattttatacaTTATCAACTTATAACTAACTTATACATAAAATTATGCAAAcagctaaataactaataaattacaCTTTTCATATCATTTATATGTGTCACgtttcaatttttaagaaatcgCAAACGGGCTCGTAAAAACATACACTATTCATATAAAGCTACACATGCAAATCAACACTAATCATCTAATGTATAACATACTCCGTTTGCTATGAAGAAACAAAACAGCTCTACTGTCACAGTTCTTAAAATTGTTTAGGTTCATTGCTATTAACGAAACCAATCTGTATAATAATGGTTATAATTGAATTCCTGTTCATGTTAATCATTGTAATCCTAGCTAAAAAACATAAATGTCTTTTAAAATTCAATTCATAGTCTTTTTTGAGATGTAATTCATCTTTATATGGTACCAACGTCAGTTTCCCAGGTCACTGAGTACTATTATTCAGATTATTGTAATAACTCCACGCATCACACCGATTTATGTAATTACAACGtgatatttataattatttatattcttTTTATATTTTAGTCCAGCAATCATACATTACATAATGCAATCCCATCCCCTGTCTGCGGAAGCTAGTTGACACTTGACACCAATCTTGTACTATCCATTGACAACAAATTTCTACCGaacataaataattaaaatatatgtaaaatGATGTAATGCCCACCTAGCGAACGTGTTTGAACAATACAGTAAGTAACCTTTTAATTACATCAGTAGTATTGATTCTATGGCTGTCTGACCAATTTGATGGCTATATATATGCAAAGTTCTTTAGTATGCAAATACTTATCTAgtgcacttcttcttcttcttctttatatttcaattaTTCCGAAACACATATATAAATGGCAAACCCCATTGTTTTTTTGGATATAACAATCGGTGGAGAACCGGTGGGTCGCATGGAAATAGAGCTATATGCAGACGAATGTCCCATTACTGCCGAGAACTTTCGTGCACTTTGCACCGGTTAGAGGGGTATTGGTCGCCAAGGTAAGCCTTTGCATTACAAGGGTTTCAGTTTTTATTTTGGGAATTCAAACGCCTTTGTCCTGGTAGGACATAGTGATTACAGTAAAGGGGAGTCTATCTATGGTGACAACTTTGATGTTGAGAAGTCGGTAAGGAAGCATGACAAACCAGGAACTTTGACAATGAACACTGGAAGAAAAGGAGCAGAAAACGGATCGCACTTCATCATTTCCACCAAGGACAGTCCTTTCCTAAAAGAAAATCTTCCAAATGTATTTGGACAAGTTGTCAGCGGCTTGGATGTGCTGAATGCTATCACTACTACTCCCACAGCCTCTTCTAAACCTATCAAACCGGTGATCATAGCAGACTGTGGGCAGCTCATCAATGGAAAGGCTTATGGGCAGAACATGACTCCTGAGGTTTTCTTTGATATTGCAATAGGTGGCACATCATCTGGTCGTATTATAATGAAACTTTTTTATGATACTACTCCAATCACTGCTCAAAACTTCCGCGCACTTTGCACTGGAAATAAGGGAATTAGCAAGATATCAGGCAAACCCTACAAAGGATCCACTTTTCACCGAATTATTCCGGGAGTCATGTGCCATGGAGGGAATTTCACTCTTCACGATGGAAGTGGAGGAGAGTCTGTTTATGGTTCTGacaagtttctttctgagaatTTCGTAAAAAAACATACTGGTCCTGGAATTTTATCAATGGTAAATACGGAAAAGGGAGCTGATGGATCCCAGTTCTTCATTTGTACAACAAAGACGGATTGGTTGGATGGGAAACAAGTTGCTTTTGGACAAGTTGTACAAGGTATGCATGTCATTGAAGCCATGGAAGGTGTTGGATTGCCGGATGGATTGACCACTATGCCGGTTACAATTGTTGATTGTGGTGAGACCAATTTTGATTATCCTGTTGAAGACGAGGAGGAGCTATGTTATATTTGAAGACCGAGAACATGGTCTTCATTTTATTTCCCCATGTTTGTGTTATGTATTTTGAATTTTTGATGTTCTTGTAATATAATTCCTGTTCTTGTGATCCTTGTAACTGAGATTAATCAATAAATGCGATATCTTGCTATCCATGATATATCATATGCAACTTTTTGTGTTTGCAATATCTTGTGTtatgtattttattattttaaacttatcaaaaaaaattattttattttactagACACGCAAGATCATCAAGAAGATATCAGAGTGGATGATTGACTTGCTGATGAATTTGTCTTTCCTTTTAAAATCAGCTCCACAAATTATCAGACCAACATCAACGTTGTATTAATAACTCACCATCTTCTCAGCTCAGTTTCAGCTCAAGAAATCACAAATTGGTTATCTCGAATCAAAGAAATAACGATAGAAAGTCGAGTAGTCTTGTTTTGCTTTGCTGTTGAAGATGCTATAGAGACCAAACCTGTACCACCACCAGAAGGTATACACatttttttttgatatttttcttGATTTGTTTACAGTTTCATGAATTTTTATTTTGTGCATATTGTTTTTAGCCTAATTGAGATGTGGGTGGATTTGATTTGTCTTTTATGTGGTCGTGGTGCTGTAATTAATAATTAAGGTTTTTTTGTTGTTGTTCTTATGTTTTTTTCCAGGTATTGAAATTGCACTAGTGTTTGTGACAATAGCTTGATTTGGCTTATCTATGTCTATTATAAAAGCTGAATCCTTGTTCAATGCAAATTGACCTTGAATGCCCTTTCAATATTCGAAAGTTTGTTGGCGAAGCACTAAAACATCAGCCACTTTTATACACTTTTATGTCCAGAATGAACAATACTTCTCTGCGGtatattttatgttttatataaACTTAAACTTTGTTTTCAGTTGATTTCCTGTGGGCTGCAGTAGGACCTTTTCACCTTTCGGCCAAACTGTTCTACCCACCGCACGTGTACCATTGATTGGATGTTTACTAACTTCTCTATCATATTGAAACACCTATGAATAAAGTTTACTTTCTTTCAACAAAACTAATAAGTGAAAATAAGAGAAATACCTAATTTTGAAGTTTTTTTCCATATCTAGACTTTGGACATCAATCATCTTGCTCAATGTAGAGTAAAttgatttattgatttaatttGATATCTTGCAATCCTATGATGGATCGTCGGTCTCGTGTTAAACCTGGTTCGTTTTTTTCCCAACATGTAATCTATTATTGCTGTCTGTATTTAGTGTTTGTGTCTGTTTTGCTGCCTTTAATCTATGcctatattaaaataatttatgttGGGCAGTTTCGGTCATTCTGGATAAAGAGAACATTCGGTCACCCGATGTATGTATTCATGTTTTGTTCTACGTTTTTTATACATATGGACAATATGTAGGTTCTTTTTAGATTTATGGGTTGTGGAAGGAAGTTTGCTGAATACGTTTAAACTTTTACATTTTGACAGGACAATCAAACTTTCAGATTGTTTACATCGGAAGATTTGAATGGTTTGATTATTTTCTCAGTTTTTCTTATTGTAACTGTATGTTGTGGATATTTAGTGTCGGGAATCAATATTAACATTTAGCTATTTTACAGAAAGATCATCAAAGAAAAAAAGGTGTTTGAAACCACAACAAAGAGATTGGAGTAATTTTTGTATAGATGCTGTTGAATCTCTTTTCCGAGATAATGCAAAAGGAGGTTATTTTTTTCCGTCAGATATGGGATTTTATTCGACCATATATTGTACTTAATACGATTAGCTGAAGAAGTTTGAATAATTGTACTACTTGTAGGATCTTTGTGCAATGTTGATTGCTTGGATGATACATCAAATTTCAGTAGGACTCCTCTTAATAATGTGACCAACATTACTCAAAGTGCTTCGTTCAAGCACTTCACTTCGGAGGACCTTAATGGTAATTACTTATTTTGGATGATTCTGAATTTGTTTAATCTTCTATATCAAGCAAATTTATACCCTATGATAATATACAATAAATCATGATATGTTTGCAGTAAAGTGTTTAACCCCCAGCAACGTCAAACAATTCGAAAGGGAAAGATGAAGGACATTTCTAACTGTAATATTAAAGAGATACGCAAGAATTTATTCCATAATGTACTTAAACAGCCGACAGAATGTGATGGTTTTGATTATGAGCAAATTGGTAATTCTCTTTCTTACTTTCTACATGCTTTTGCTTATAATCTTCTTAAGTCTCATGTCAATTCCTTAAAATCTCATTTCCGAAGTTAAAACTGCAGAAAATTCAAGAATAGTTGCCCATAATACCTTTGACGCTTTATTTGATGATGATGAAACTGGTATGCCATCTACCAATCCGAAAAGAATTTTTTATACTGATATATCTTCTAACAATGTTAATCAACTGTTGCAGCGGAAATGTCCGATGAGTCAGAAGGTGATAATGATGAAATTATTCGAAACCAGCAGCATTTAGGTATATTTATTCAATGCCAAAGATGTTTAAGTTTGATTATTGTTAAATTATTGATGCAGAAGTTGTATAGTATATATTTAATGTAACAGATAAGATGGAAATATAAGTAATATTTTCAAAATGAAATATAATCTATCCACTTCTTCCTTTTGCAGTTCCTGTAC is a window from the Apium graveolens cultivar Ventura chromosome 1, ASM990537v1, whole genome shotgun sequence genome containing:
- the LOC141674203 gene encoding peptidyl-prolyl cis-trans isomerase-like, which encodes MNTGRKGAENGSHFIISTKDSPFLKENLPNVFGQVVSGLDVLNAITTTPTASSKPIKPVIIADCGQLINGKAYGQNMTPEVFFDIAIGGTSSGRIIMKLFYDTTPITAQNFRALCTGNKGISKISGKPYKGSTFHRIIPGVMCHGGNFTLHDGSGGESVYGSDKFLSENFVKKHTGPGILSMVNTEKGADGSQFFICTTKTDWLDGKQVAFGQVVQGMHVIEAMEGVGLPDGLTTMPVTIVDCGETNFDYPVEDEEELCYI